The Sporosarcina sp. Marseille-Q4943 genome includes the window TGAGCCTCTCCGATTCAAATTCAGTTGGGAAATTCGGAATGCGTTTTTTCGGTTTTTCTCCGATACCTGCATCTTCCCACATGACAGGCGTCGTCGTTCCCGCCAAGAAGTCTTCCCGTGTCATCCCGTATGTGACAGCGTCATAATATGAATTCTCTTTCGGTGAGAACCACGCTTTCCGCAAATGGGCTTCCTTTACAAACCCAGCACGCTCAAACGTCTTCCGCATCGCCAAATTATCTTGACGCGTATGGCCTTCCAACCGGATTTTCTCTTCAGGCATGCCAAAGACGAACTCCGTAATGAGGCGAAGCGCTTTCGGTCCGTACCCGAGTCCTCTATAACGATCCGCAATCCGTAAATCGAACAACGGAATTTCATCCTGCAAATCATGGATCTTCACAATTCCTACGATTTCATCTTCCTCGTTTTGCACCCAAAACGTTTTCACTTCATCCGATTCATACCCGCCGTCTTCAATCGTCTTTTCAATCAGTTCGCGTTCCGGATGCGCATTCCCATGAAACGGCCATGTATTCGTCGTCAAAAAATGAATGAGCTGTTCCTGTTCCTCCATCGTCCATTCCCGTAATTTCATTCCAATCCCCCCGTTCGGGCTGCGTTCTCTACTTATGGATTCGTATCAATCTCAATGAATTCAACACGACGAGCAACGTTGCACCCATATCCGCAAAAATTGCAATCCATAATGTCAACCATCCTGGGATGATCAACAGCAGCGCTACAATTTTTAAGCCTACTGCAAACATAATATTTTCTTTAATAATCTGCAACGTTTTTCGGCTTAATTTCATCGTATACGGCAATTGTCGGAGATCATCCGCCATCAAGGCAATATCCGCCGTTTCGAGAGCGGCATCCGTCCCTGCCCCGCCCATGGCGATTCCGATTGAGGAGGCGGCAAGCGCCGGCGCGTCATTAATGCCGTCACCGACCATCGCGACCCGGCCATATTGACCGATCAATCCTTTCACGGCAGTTAATTTGTCTTCTGGCATGAGTCCCGCACGGACGTCCGTCACGCCGGCCAGTTTCGCAATCGCTTCGGCTGTCCGCTTGTCGTCCCCCGTCAGCATGACCGTATGCCGGATGCCGACCCCTTTTAATTGTTGCAAGACATCGGCACTTTCTGCCCGCAATGGATCCGTAACTGCGATCAACGCTTTGAACGTGTGATTGAAGATGACCGCCATGACGGATTTTCCGGCCTGTTGCAGTTCTTCGGCGCGCTTGTTCATTTCCATGGGCAGCTCTGTCAGCTCGGATGCCCACTTCATACTCCCGACATGGACAAGGGTGCCATCCACTTCCCCGTAAGCCCCTTTCCCGGTGACCGACTGGAAGTTCCGGATTTCCGTCAAGCCTGCGCCTTCTTTTTCCGCATAGTCGACAATTGCACGTGCCAACGGATGCTGGGACATCGATTCGACCGCAGCGACCGCTTGCAGGATAGTATGTTTCTTCCCATCTTCCACAATAAAATCCGTCACTTCGGGGTATCCTTTTGTCAAGGTGCCCGTCTTGTCGAATGCGATAGCATGAATGCGGCCCATCTCCTCAAGGTAGACGCCGCCTTTAATGAGGACGCCTTGGCGGGCGGCATTCCCGATCGCCGTCACGATGGCAACAGGAGTCGACACGACGAGCGCGCAAGGACAGCCGACGACGAGTACCGCGAGCCCTTGGTAAATCCATGTATGCCAGTCCCCTCCGAAAAGAGGCGGGACGATGGCGACTAAAATCGCGATGCCGATAATGATTGGTGTGTAATATTTTGCAAACCGATCGACGAATTTCTGAGAAGGTGCTTTCTCCGCTTGGGCATCCTCAACGAGATGGATGATTTTAGCGATTGTCGTGTCACCAACGAGTTTCGTCACGGTCACTTCGAGTGCGCCTTCTTCATTCAACGTTCCTGCAAACACTTCGTCATCCGCCTGTTTCAGCACCGGGACTGATTCCCCCGTGATCGCTGCCTGATTGACAGTGGATTTTCCGCTTTTGACGATGCCGTCCATTGCAATTTTCTGCCCCGGTTTCACGAGAAGGATGTCGCCGACTTGTATGTCTTCCGTCGGTAATTCCATGATGCCCCCATCCCGTTTCACAAGCGCGGACGCTGGAGCGATATCCATGAGCTGGCGGATCGATTGCCGTGCTTTATTCATGGAGTACGCTTCAAGCGCTTCACTCACTGCGAATAAAAAGACGACGACCGCCGCTTCCTGCCATTCACCGATAATTGCCGCTCCGATAATCGCAATCGTCATCAACGTCTTCATGTCAAAATCGAGCCTCGCGAGGTTCTTGATGCCTGTTATGAACATGCCCGTCCCGCCGATCAGGATGGCGACTGCGAACAGGCCCGTCACTACAGCTGGATGCGCGACGTCCCGATAGGCGAAAACCATTCCGGCAATGACGAAGACGAGGGATAGAATCGTAATTATATTTTCCTTCCTCCGGAAAAACGGGATTTTCGGCTCAGGGTCCCTTTTCGTCAATGGCACAACTTGAATCCCATCAAAGGCGCCTGCTGCCTGAAGCTCCTCCATCGTCGCCTCACCTGTGAAAGAGAGCTTTGATGCGCCGAAGTTGACGGTCGCTTCTGTCACGGAAGGGATGCTCTTCACATTGTTTTCAAATTTCATCGCACAGTTTGCGCAAGTTAGATTTTCGAGTCTATATTCTGTCTTAGCGGCCATCCGGATCATCCTCCCTTTCAGCTGCGTGATCGTGGGCAATCTTTACAAGATCATATACATGCCCATCCGCAAGGGAGTAATAGACCATTTTTCCTTTACGTTCCGATTTCGCAAGGCTATGTTCACGCAAATAGCGCAGATGATGGGAAGCCGTCGCATTCGATGAACCGATGACGGCCGCTACATCGCAGACGCACATCTGCTCTTCCAACGTGAGTGAATAAGCGATTTTCAATCTCGTTTCGTCAGCAAGCGCCTTGAATATTTGCACCATGCCACCGACATCCGGCAGCCCCTTTTGAACTTTCTCGACTATATTCTCGTGGACAATCGTCACTTCACATGTATCTTTCAATTTCATATCGGCACCTCATTCAAATGTTCGTTTGATTATAGTACAGTATATGTTTACTCTTTCCTAAATGCAAGGACAATCAAACGTTTATTTGAATGAAATTTTTATTCTCAAAATAAAGGGTTATTTGCCCTCGTATGGAAGTTAGTCAAGACGATTGTTAATTTAAAAACGGGGTGTGAACATGCAAAAAGGAAAATGGAATGCCATTACGGACGTACCAGGAGTGGCAGTCGGCCACGTAACATTGAAGGAAGATCCCGGCCCTGAAAGCGCCTGCACAGGGGTGACAGCCATCTTGCCCCATGGCGGAAACAATTTCGAACAGAAAGTGCCGGCAGCTAGTTTCGTATTGAACGGCTTTGGCAAATCGGCTGGGCTTATTCAAGTGGAGGAACTCGGTGTCATTGAGTCCCCTATCATGCTTACAAATACATTCAGCGTCGGGGCGGTGCTGGAAGGGACGATGCGGCATATGCTCGAGGAGAACCCCGCAATCGGGGATTCCACCAGTTCATTGAACATCGTCGTTGGCGAATGCAATGACAGTTATTTGAATGCGATGCGGGAGATGAAAGTCCGTCCGGAACACGCCACGGAAGCGATTCGCAATGCAAGAGGCGGCGAGCTCACGCAAGGCGATGTCGGCGCCGGGAAAGGGATGATCTGCTTCGGCAGGAAAGGTGGGATCGGTTCTTCCTCAAGGATCGTGCCCCATGGCGAGGATTCATTCACAGTCGGCGTACTGACATTGACGAATTTCGGCAGTGCGGAAGAATGCTTGATTGATGAATGGCTGGCGCGGAATGAAATGCAGATGGAAACTGCGACGGACAAGTTGAAGCCGTCACAGGAAATGCAAAGCGAAAAACCGGACGGCTCCGTCATGATCATCGTCGCAACGGATGCTCCGTTGGATAGCCGGCAGTTGAAGCGGCTCGCAAAACGTGCATCCATCGGCCTCGGACGTACCGGCTCCCATATCCATAACGGAAGCGGAGACATTATCATCGCCTTCTCGAATGCTTATACGATCCCGCATTCGAGCGAAGACGGGGATACGGTGAGCTATACTTTATTGCGTGACGATGCCAAGGTGATGAACGACCTTTTCAAGGCGGTCATCGAGGCGACGGAGGAAGCGGTTTATCAGTCATTGTTGCATGCGGAAACGACAACAGGAAGACATGGACGGACGGTTGAACGGTGGCCGTTTGTTGAAGGTTGAGCTTGGAATAGGATAGCTTTTTGGCGCGGATGGCGACTCTTTGGACGCGCGGGGCTTCACTTTGGACGTGGACGGCGGCTCTTTGGACGCGGACGGCCACTCTTTGGACGCGCGAGGCTTCACTTTGGACGCGGACAGCCACTCTTTGGACGTGCGGGGCTTCACTTTGAACGCGGACGGCCACTCTTTGGACGTGCGGGGCTTCACTTTGGACGCGGACGGCCACTCTTTGGACGCGCGGGGCTTCACTTTGGACGTGGACGGCCACTCTTTGGACGCGCGGGGCTTCACTTTGGACGTGGACGGCCACTCTTTGGACGCGCGAGGC containing:
- a CDS encoding heavy metal translocating P-type ATPase, yielding MIRMAAKTEYRLENLTCANCAMKFENNVKSIPSVTEATVNFGASKLSFTGEATMEELQAAGAFDGIQVVPLTKRDPEPKIPFFRRKENIITILSLVFVIAGMVFAYRDVAHPAVVTGLFAVAILIGGTGMFITGIKNLARLDFDMKTLMTIAIIGAAIIGEWQEAAVVVFLFAVSEALEAYSMNKARQSIRQLMDIAPASALVKRDGGIMELPTEDIQVGDILLVKPGQKIAMDGIVKSGKSTVNQAAITGESVPVLKQADDEVFAGTLNEEGALEVTVTKLVGDTTIAKIIHLVEDAQAEKAPSQKFVDRFAKYYTPIIIGIAILVAIVPPLFGGDWHTWIYQGLAVLVVGCPCALVVSTPVAIVTAIGNAARQGVLIKGGVYLEEMGRIHAIAFDKTGTLTKGYPEVTDFIVEDGKKHTILQAVAAVESMSQHPLARAIVDYAEKEGAGLTEIRNFQSVTGKGAYGEVDGTLVHVGSMKWASELTELPMEMNKRAEELQQAGKSVMAVIFNHTFKALIAVTDPLRAESADVLQQLKGVGIRHTVMLTGDDKRTAEAIAKLAGVTDVRAGLMPEDKLTAVKGLIGQYGRVAMVGDGINDAPALAASSIGIAMGGAGTDAALETADIALMADDLRQLPYTMKLSRKTLQIIKENIMFAVGLKIVALLLIIPGWLTLWIAIFADMGATLLVVLNSLRLIRIHK
- a CDS encoding GNAT family N-acetyltransferase — encoded protein: MKLREWTMEEQEQLIHFLTTNTWPFHGNAHPERELIEKTIEDGGYESDEVKTFWVQNEEDEIVGIVKIHDLQDEIPLFDLRIADRYRGLGYGPKALRLITEFVFGMPEEKIRLEGHTRQDNLAMRKTFERAGFVKEAHLRKAWFSPKENSYYDAVTYGMTREDFLAGTTTPVMWEDAGIGEKPKKRIPNFPTEFESERLIIRMPEVEDALDVWNAIRNSLPTLKDWMPFAQKAPELHATEDNLRQAIADFITRKDLRLHMFSKETGEFVGSTGLHRIDWTVPKFEIGYWLDTKFEGRGLMTEAVERLSRFSFEELNARRVEIRCDEENVKSRSVAERAGFELEGTLKCDSLSVDGKHLRNTCIYAKVK
- a CDS encoding P1 family peptidase, which codes for MQKGKWNAITDVPGVAVGHVTLKEDPGPESACTGVTAILPHGGNNFEQKVPAASFVLNGFGKSAGLIQVEELGVIESPIMLTNTFSVGAVLEGTMRHMLEENPAIGDSTSSLNIVVGECNDSYLNAMREMKVRPEHATEAIRNARGGELTQGDVGAGKGMICFGRKGGIGSSSRIVPHGEDSFTVGVLTLTNFGSAEECLIDEWLARNEMQMETATDKLKPSQEMQSEKPDGSVMIIVATDAPLDSRQLKRLAKRASIGLGRTGSHIHNGSGDIIIAFSNAYTIPHSSEDGDTVSYTLLRDDAKVMNDLFKAVIEATEEAVYQSLLHAETTTGRHGRTVERWPFVEG
- a CDS encoding metalloregulator ArsR/SmtB family transcription factor, translating into MKLKDTCEVTIVHENIVEKVQKGLPDVGGMVQIFKALADETRLKIAYSLTLEEQMCVCDVAAVIGSSNATASHHLRYLREHSLAKSERKGKMVYYSLADGHVYDLVKIAHDHAAEREDDPDGR